A segment of the Bordetella flabilis genome:
GTAGGCGGTAAGAAACCTGAAACGATCAGCCCGGACGCCGGGCCGATCGGTTCGGGTTCATGCGGGGCAGCCAAGTCGCGGCCGGTAGACCGGGCGCGACTTGGTCCTACACTTCGCCGAAAAGGCGCGCTACTTTACACTTTTTTCGAATTTTTCGAGCAGTTCGTCGCCGCGCTTCTTGGCGTCCTCCAGCCCTTCCTTGGCGCTGACCTTGCCCGCCACGATGTTTTCGATCGCGCCATCCTCGATCTGGCGGATCTGCGGCAGGTAGCCCAGGCGCACCCCGCGCGACTGCGCGGTGGTCTGGACGTTCAATTGCTTGACGCCAACGTCGGTGCCTGGATTCTTATCGTAGAAGCCTTCCTTCTGCGTCAGCTCATACGCGGCCGTGGTGATGGGCACGTAGCCCGTCTGCTGGTGCCATTTCGCCGCCACTTCGGGGCTGGACAGGTACTTGAAGAACTTGGTCACGCCCTTGTAGACCTCGGGCTTCTTGTTGGCGAAGACCCACAGCGAGGCGCCGCCGATGATGGTGTTCTGCGGCGCACCCTTGACGTCCGAGTAGTACGGCAACGTTGAGGTGCCGAACTCGAACTTGGCGTTCTTCATGATGTTGGCGCGCAGGCCGCTCGAACCGGTGATCATCGCGCACTTGCCGGAAATGAACAGCGCGTTGGGGTCGTCGCCGCGTCCGCCGTACATGAACTCGCCGGCCTTGGCCATGTCGGCCAGGAAGGTCAGGTGACGCACGTGCAGCGGCGAATCGATGTTCAGGCGGGCGTCCAGGCCACCGAAGCCGTTGTCCTTGCTGGCGTAGGGCACGTTGTGCCAGGCCGAGAAGGTTTCCAGTTGGACCCAGGAAGGCCACGAAGTGGTGTAGCCGCACTCCTGGCCGGCGGCCTTCAGCTTGTCCGCGACGGCCCGGAGTTCCTGCCAGGTCTTGGGCGGTTTGTCGGCGTCCACGCCGGCTTTCTTGAAGGCGTCCTTGTTGTAATAGAACACCACCGTGGAGCTGTTGAACGGCATGGAGACCAGTTTGCCGTCCGGCGCGGAGTAGTACCCCGCCACCGCGCCGATGAAGTTCTTCGGGTCGATGGGATCGCCGACTTCCTCGGACATCTGCTGCACCGGCTTGATCGCGCCCTTGGCGTACATCATGGTCGCCGTGCCGACCTCGAAGACCTGCAGGATATCGGGCGCGTTCCCGGCCCGGAATGCCGCGATGCCGGCGTTCATCGACTCGCCGTAGTTACCCTTGTAGACCGGCTTGACGACGTAGTCCGACTGGGTTTTGTTGAAGTTGGCCGCGATTTCGTTGACGCGGTCACCCAGGGCTCCTTCCATGGAATGCCAGAACTGAATTTCGGTCGCCGCATTGGCGGACGCGGCGCCAAAGGCGGTAAGCAGGGTCGCCGCGACAAGCGCGAGTCGATGGGATCGCATGGGTGGTTCCTCCTGGATTGCGATGCTGCAGCCCCGGATAGGGACAGGCAGCCCGACACCATATGAATTGTTTGTGACGAACACGTGACTGTTACACCCGCCAGTAGGTCTGTCAAATGGGACTCACCCTGAGCGCAGGAGCAAACCTGCAGTAATAAGCGCGGCGATTCGAATACCGCCATGCGCCTGCGTTTACAATTTCGCCCATGGACACCAATCTGCACATAGCCTTCATCGGCGGCGGCAACATGGCCTCCGCCCTGGGCGCCGGCATGGCCGGAAATATCTGCCCGGCCAACCAGTTTCATGTGGTCGACATCAATACCGCCGCGCATCAGGCGTGGATCGCGCGTGGCGCCACGGCGGCCACCGCGCCGGACGAACGGCTGGCGCGCTGCAATGTGTGGTTCTACGCCGTCAAGCCGCAGTTCATGCGCGATGCCGTCGAGGCCTCGCGGCCCTGGCTGCGCGAAGGTACCCTGGTGGTCAGTGTGGCGGCCGGCATCCGCGGCGACGTGCTGGCGGCCTGGCTGGGCGGCAGCGCGACACCCTGGCCCAAGCTGGTGCGGTGCATGCCCAACACGCCGGCCCTGGTGGGCGAGGGCGTAACCGGGATGCTGGCCATGGGGGGCGTCGCCGCGCCGGAGCGGGCGTTGGCCGAAGCCATGCTGGCCTCGGTGGGCAAGGTCGTCTGGGTGAACGACGACGCCGCCATCGACGCGGTGACCGCGTTGTCGGGCAGCGGGCCAGCCTATGTGTTCCGCTTTATCGAAGCGCTGATCGAAGGCGGCCAGCAGGTCGGCCTCGATGCGACCCAGGCACGCGAGCTTGCGCTGGCGACCTTGTCGGGCGCCACCCGCCTGGCCCGCGAATCGCAGGACCCGCCGGCCCTGCTGCGCGAGCGGGTGACCTCCAAGGGAGGCACGACCGCCGCCGCGCTCAAGGTGTTCGAGGATGCCGACTTCATGGGCCTGGTGGCCAAGGCCATGCAGGCGGCGGCCCAGCGCTCCCGCGAACTTGCGGACGAGTTCGGCAAGAACTGAAGGGCGCTGGACGACACGGCGCCGGGCGGTTGAAGGCGCCGTCAGGGCTTGCTGGCGGCGCCCGAGGGGTCATGATGCCGCCGTCAGGGCTGCTCGCTCGGCTCCAGGCTGTACGGCAGGGGCCGCAGCGCGATGGACGGGCCGTCGGCGCTGCCCAGGCGCAAGTCGCCGTGCGGCAGTGAACTCAAGGTGGTTTCGAACAGAACGGCCGCGTCGGGTGCGCCGGCCGCGTCCACCACTCGTCCGCACGGCTCTCCCGCGTCCGTCGCATCGTAGATATCCGATCCCGCAGCGATGGCCGCGCCCGAATGTCCCGCCACGATGCCATACGCCATGCGGCGCTTGACCGTGCCGCGATAGTGGCTGCGCGCGACGACCTCCTGTCCCGGGTAACAGCCCTTGGTGAAGCTGACCCCGCCCACCAGGTCGAGATTGACCGTCTGCGGAATGAACAGGTCCTGCGTGGGCGAACCGACCCACGGGATTCCGGCGGCCAGGTCGGCCGCCTGCCAGGTCGCGGCGTCGGCCTGCTCCAATATCCTGTTCAGGCCGGGCTCGCGCGCCTGCAACTGGTCGGCGGAGGCGATCCACCACCAGCGTCGCCCCGAGCCGCCGGGCGCGCCGATCCAGATGCCACTGGGCAGGTCGGCGCGTTCCCACGCGGCGCGCGGCAGCCGGCCACCCGCGGCGTCCTCCAGCGCGACGGTGTCGCCATCGCTCCACACGCCGGCGACGTGCAGCGGCTCGATCGCCAGCCGGACCTTGGCGCGCAGGACGAACATGCTGAGCCGTTTGGCCAGTGGCGCGGCGACGTCGGCGCGCACCAGGGCCTGGACGCGCGGGGCCTCGGGGTCGCCCTGGCCGTCGACCCGTGTTCGCCAGATGACCAGGGTGGCGAGCAGGCGCCCCTTGGCCGTGCAATAACCGGCCAGGGCGGCGGCGTCGGTGGTCAGCTCGCGCACGTCCTGGGTCAATTGGCCGTGCAGGAAGTCGACCGCATCCATGCCGGAAGCCGACAGCACCTGCAGGTAGGGGAGGATGGCGTAGCGTGCGCGATCGACGGCAGGCCCAGAGGACGAGGCTGCAAGAATATCGTTCATAGGGCGACCCTGTTCATTGTTGTTGGTGGGCAAAAGTGCAAACCAAAGATGATAACGCCCGCTCTGCGGGGCCTTGGCACATCCATTAAACTCCGTGGTCTCATGACAAAGCGTCCCGTCTTTTACCTCCTTGCCGCGTTGCTCATCCTGGTGATCGCCGCCGCAGCGGCGTGCGCCAGCGCCTGGCTGTGGATGAATCATTCCATGCGTCTTCCCACGGAAAGAGTGGACTTCGTCGTGGACCCGGGTAGCAGTCCGCGTGCCGTCGCTCATATGTTGAATGCGAACGGCATCCCGGTGTGGGAGGATGGCTTCGTGTGGATGGCCCGCTTGAGCGGCCGGGACAAGCTCATCAAGGCGGGGGGCTACCAGGCGATACAGGGCGATACGCCGTGGCTGCTGCTCGAGCGCCTGGCACGCGGGGACATGACCCAGCGCCAGATCACCTTCGTCGAGGGCTGGACCTTCAAGCAGATCCGCCAGGCTTTGCGCGAGAACCCGGACATCAAGCAGACCCTGGGCGATGTCGGCGAGGCCGAGCTGCTGCGGCGGCTGGGCGCGGATGCACCCAGCATGGAAGGGCTGATCTTTCCGGACACCTATGTTTTTTCGCCGGGCAGCACGGACTTCGATCTGCTGCGTCGCGCCTACCAGGAAGGGCAGCGCATCCTTGCCCAGACCTGGGCCAAGCGCAACCCGAACCTGCCCCTGGCCACGCCGTATGACGCCCTGATCCTGGCCTCCATCATCGAAAAGGAAACCGGCGACGCGGCCGACCGCGCCCGCGTCGGCGGCGTCTTCATCAACCGCCTGCGCGAAGGCATGCCCCTGCAGACCGATCCGACCGTGATCTACGGCATGGGCGATACCTATCAGGGCCGCATCCGCCGTCGCGACCTGCAAACCGATACGCCCTGGAATACCTACACCCGGCCTGGTTTGCCGCCGACCCCCATCGCCAGTCCCGGCCGCGCGGCGCTGCTGGCGGCGGTGCAGCCGGCGCAGCACAAATACCTGTATTTCGTTTCGCGGGGCAACGGCACCAGCGAGTTCTCCGCGACGCT
Coding sequences within it:
- the proC gene encoding pyrroline-5-carboxylate reductase — protein: MDTNLHIAFIGGGNMASALGAGMAGNICPANQFHVVDINTAAHQAWIARGATAATAPDERLARCNVWFYAVKPQFMRDAVEASRPWLREGTLVVSVAAGIRGDVLAAWLGGSATPWPKLVRCMPNTPALVGEGVTGMLAMGGVAAPERALAEAMLASVGKVVWVNDDAAIDAVTALSGSGPAYVFRFIEALIEGGQQVGLDATQARELALATLSGATRLARESQDPPALLRERVTSKGGTTAAALKVFEDADFMGLVAKAMQAAAQRSRELADEFGKN
- the mltG gene encoding endolytic transglycosylase MltG, producing the protein MTKRPVFYLLAALLILVIAAAAACASAWLWMNHSMRLPTERVDFVVDPGSSPRAVAHMLNANGIPVWEDGFVWMARLSGRDKLIKAGGYQAIQGDTPWLLLERLARGDMTQRQITFVEGWTFKQIRQALRENPDIKQTLGDVGEAELLRRLGADAPSMEGLIFPDTYVFSPGSTDFDLLRRAYQEGQRILAQTWAKRNPNLPLATPYDALILASIIEKETGDAADRARVGGVFINRLREGMPLQTDPTVIYGMGDTYQGRIRRRDLQTDTPWNTYTRPGLPPTPIASPGRAALLAAVQPAQHKYLYFVSRGNGTSEFSATLSDHNRNVSRYILGRDQTP
- the ugpB gene encoding sn-glycerol-3-phosphate ABC transporter substrate-binding protein UgpB codes for the protein MRSHRLALVAATLLTAFGAASANAATEIQFWHSMEGALGDRVNEIAANFNKTQSDYVVKPVYKGNYGESMNAGIAAFRAGNAPDILQVFEVGTATMMYAKGAIKPVQQMSEEVGDPIDPKNFIGAVAGYYSAPDGKLVSMPFNSSTVVFYYNKDAFKKAGVDADKPPKTWQELRAVADKLKAAGQECGYTTSWPSWVQLETFSAWHNVPYASKDNGFGGLDARLNIDSPLHVRHLTFLADMAKAGEFMYGGRGDDPNALFISGKCAMITGSSGLRANIMKNAKFEFGTSTLPYYSDVKGAPQNTIIGGASLWVFANKKPEVYKGVTKFFKYLSSPEVAAKWHQQTGYVPITTAAYELTQKEGFYDKNPGTDVGVKQLNVQTTAQSRGVRLGYLPQIRQIEDGAIENIVAGKVSAKEGLEDAKKRGDELLEKFEKSVK
- a CDS encoding YgfZ/GcvT domain-containing protein, with protein sequence MNDILAASSSGPAVDRARYAILPYLQVLSASGMDAVDFLHGQLTQDVRELTTDAAALAGYCTAKGRLLATLVIWRTRVDGQGDPEAPRVQALVRADVAAPLAKRLSMFVLRAKVRLAIEPLHVAGVWSDGDTVALEDAAGGRLPRAAWERADLPSGIWIGAPGGSGRRWWWIASADQLQAREPGLNRILEQADAATWQAADLAAGIPWVGSPTQDLFIPQTVNLDLVGGVSFTKGCYPGQEVVARSHYRGTVKRRMAYGIVAGHSGAAIAAGSDIYDATDAGEPCGRVVDAAGAPDAAVLFETTLSSLPHGDLRLGSADGPSIALRPLPYSLEPSEQP